The following are from one region of the Saccharomyces kudriavzevii IFO 1802 strain IFO1802 genome assembly, chromosome: 12 genome:
- the CMG1 gene encoding Cmg1p (similar to Saccharomyces cerevisiae YLR271W; ancestral locus Anc_6.64), with amino-acid sequence MEKNKKKRDREDSTDRKDTPSHKKLKSDSTNDRAADTLLRFTMSKGYQMMEKMGYKEGEALGRNKNALKEPLKVKINSKRQGIRASTPDPSTANDTQMSEQEFRKGESETKNNDRLEKIWHKIQRTAFEIMGDSELYNPGNDPRDFNVLWRPYVSQLNEKLGNLNSVTNDDTEAKDDMKLMSEEELASLPADQNIKIKHRRSIIDIHIEDSELAALKELSIKERITKLNVFLRTEKYYCFFCGVKYKDESDLFEHCPGVDEEDHE; translated from the coding sequence atggagaaaaataaaaaaaaaagagatcGTGAAGATAGTACAGATCGGAAGGATACACCGTCCcacaagaaattgaaatcgGATTCGACAAATGACCGAGCTGCAGACACATTATTACGTTTCACCATGTCCAAAGGGTATCAAATGATGGAGAAAATGGGTTACAAAGAAGGCGAAGCATTAGgtagaaataaaaatgccCTTAAAGAACCTCTAAAAGTGAAAATCAATTCCAAAAGGCAGGGCATTCGTGCAAGCACACCTGACCCATCTACGGCAAATGACACGCAGATGAGTGAACAAGAAtttagaaaaggagaaagtGAGACGAAAAATAATGACcgattggaaaaaatttggcacaaaattcaaaggactgcttttgaaataatGGGTGATTCTGAGTTATACAATCCGGGCAATGATCCGAGAGACTTTAATGTGCTTTGGAGACCCTATGTTTCACAgcttaatgaaaaattaggAAACTTGAATAGTGTCACTAATGATGATACGGAGGCGAAGGATGATATGAAATTGATGTCAGAGGAAGAGTTAGCGTCTTTACCGGCAGACCAAAATATTAAAATCAAACACCGCCGCTCCATTATTGATATTCATATAGAGGACAGCGAACTGGCTGCATTGAAAGAGTTAAGCATCAAGGAAAGGATAACGAAGTTGAACGTATTCCTGagaactgaaaaatactattgctttttttgtGGAGTCAAATATAAGGACGAAAGTGATCTTTTCGAGCATTGTCCAGGAGTTGATGAGGAGGACCATGAATGA
- the YCS4 gene encoding condensin subunit YCS4 (similar to Saccharomyces cerevisiae YCS4 (YLR272C); ancestral locus Anc_6.68), producing the protein MSAFSLSEYLTKFQTTDRESYPRLEDPSRELNVIIDQLAVSPEQIDANQETLELLIDLCHDYPHLTPKLQTQLSYLISSSLSNLSKDISANLSSNINFPEISELIPQWKRYLEEYGYLIQVLLTFLQDELHKISSQSTNLNRSAKNGRNDSANVEVFRRNCNQLENLLESIIKLLEINLSKIFQTTPEKDLFIGLFTRPLFVILEIEPVTKVPSVKLFIQRIIAMCVKNHGQSSSIQGSLMTNLTYFLHLSIFNAELLKLLNDEYNYPQLTENILKEISTRVFNAKDTTGPKAISNFLIKLSELSPGIMLRQMNLVITLLNNSSITLRCSVVEACGNIVSELAQDSQSLEHYKQQIAVLIELLEERFQDSNPYVRTKAIQGCSKICDLSSKFNKSKAKFTTLAVRSLQDRSSLVRRNSVKLLSKLLLKHPFKAMHGSQLKLSEWEEHLKVSESQLKTSLEQIESQETLNDAIERSLIKENVEEDEVQRGTRLEESFNEGPELSRIENEVENINTTNADGVMKLKLMIVYYKDAISFINDIHKSIELISNLLFSKNRNEVLESMDFLVLADAFDIELSELGVKKMLHLVWMKGTNDEGTSISAHLIECYKQLFLTAPDSCNMREKTAHIAKNLINLAIGASIADLASLEQLLGMVYEQNLIDQHVINILWAIYSSASKNDTEVEKDGFSNEQANGNSERGFSKEQIHGSIIIIGMLSLADNEIALKGLESLLNIGLGSVGIKDLTLCRYSCLALERMVPKKSTIITKAINQELEDVAVKKLYAMIINYTRDNEYYPMCEQALSALFTISSKPDVLATGLIREKTMMTFGKPEGEDSILSLEQSSRVVSLSQLLFIVGQVAIKTLVYLEKCEAEFKKRKIEAETRNGKDKSQDGNKTNTAQDNDDVKELEMIGGTNEDDFTDAIQFVKENELLLGEKSILGKFCPIVEEIVSNSIRFSDPMLQRTATLCLEKLMCLSSKYCEKRLPLLITVMEKSPDPTIRSNAVLGLGDMAVCFNNLVDENTDYLYRRLHDENLMVQRTCLMTVTFLILAGQVKVKGQLGEMAKCLDNPDQGISDMCRLFFSELASKDNAIYNGFIDIFGNLSSDDLLGKESFKRIIKFLLTFIDKERHQKQLNEKLVGRLKKCETQKQWDDIAFVLNNLPYKNEDVTALLEEGFKVVSAKE; encoded by the coding sequence atgtcCGCTTTTAGCCTATCCGAGTATTTAACCAAGTTTCAGACAACAGATCGGGAATCGTATCCTCGTTTGGAAGATCCATCCAGAGAATTAAATGTCATCATAGATCAATTGGCCGTTTCACCCGAACAAATAGATGCTAATCAAGAGACATTAGAGTTATTGATAGATCTCTGCCACGACTATCCGCATTTAACACCGAAACTACAAACTCAATTAAGTTATTTGATCAGTTCATCTTTGTCGAATCTTTCAAAGGATATTAGCGCTAATTTGTCATCGAATATCAACTTCCCTGAAATCAGTGAGCTGATACCGCAATGGAAGAGGTATTTAGAAGAATATGGTTACCTTATTCAGGTACTTTTGACGTTTTTACAAGATGAGTTACATAAAATCTCATCGCAGTCTACTAATTTAAACCGTTCTGCCAAGAACGGTAGAAACGATAGTGCGAATGTTGAAGTATTCAGAAGGAATTGTAATCAACTGGAAAACCTACTTGAATCTATAATAAAGCTCCTAGAGATTAATTTATCTAAAATATTTCAGACAACTCCCGAGAAAGATCTGTTCATTGGTTTGTTTACAAGACCATTGTTTGTGATATTGGAGATTGAGCCCGTAACAAAAGTTCCATCTGTAAAGCTGTttattcaaagaattataGCTATGTGTGTTAAAAATCATGGACAAAGTTCGAGCATACAAGGTTCATTGATGACAAATTTaacttattttcttcatttatCGATTTTCAATGCAGAACTATTAAAACTGTTAAACGATGAATACAACTACCCGCAGCTAACGGAAAACATCTTAAAAGAAATTAGCACTAGGGTCTTTAACGCTAAGGACACTACAGGCCCTAAGGCGATCTCAAATTTCTTAATTAAACTGTCAGAACTATCACCAGGAATAATGCTTCGACAAATGAATCTCGTAATCACTTTACTCAATAATAGCTCTATAACGCTGAGATGTTCCGTCGTAGAAGCATGCGGAAATATTGTATCTGAATTGGCTCAAGATTCACAAAGTCTAGAACATTATAAACAACAAATAGCGGTACTCATCGAATTACtggaagaaagatttcagGATTCGAATCCGTATGTCAGAACGAAAGCAATACAAGGATGCTCAAAGATTTGCGATTTGAGCTCAAAATTCAACAAGAGTAAAGCTAAATTCACCACCCTAGCGGTAAGGTCACTGCAGGACCGGTCCTCTTTAGTTCGTAGAAACTCGGTTAAACTGCTGTCCAAATTATTGCTAAAACATCCCTTCAAAGCAATGCATGGTAGTCAATTGAAACTGAGCGAATGGGAAGAACACCTCAAAGTATCTGAATCGCAATTGAAAACCTCTTTGGAGCAAATTGAATCCcaagaaactttgaatGACGCAATTGAGAGGTCTTTAATTAAGGAAAATgtggaagaagacgaagtACAACGTGGAACAAGATTAGAGGAATCTTTCAATGAGGGCCCCGAACTTTCCAGGATAGAAAATGAGgtagaaaatataaatacaaCAAATGCAGATGGTGTTATGAAACTAAAGTTAATGATTGTTTACTACAAAGACGcgatttctttcatcaatgACATCCACAAAAGTATTGAATTGATATCAAATTTGctattttctaaaaataGAAATGAAGTTTTAGAATCAATGGACTTCTTGGTCTTAGCAGATGCATTTGACATTGAATTAAGCGAGTTAGGtgtgaagaaaatgttacATTTAGTTTGGATGAAGGGTACGAATGATGAGGGGACAAGTATATCAGCACACTTGATAGAATGCTACAAACAGCTATTTTTAACAGCACCAGATAGTTGTAATATGCGAGAGAAGACGGCACATATTGCCAAAAATTTAATTAATTTGGCTATCGGCGCATCTATTGCAGACTTGGCTTCTTTGGAACAATTGCTGGGAATGGTGTATGAACAGAATCTGATTGATCAGCATGTCATTAATATTCTTTGGGCGATCTACAGTTCGGCGTCAAAGAACGATACAGAAGTTGAGAAAGATGGGTTTAGCAATGAGCAAGCCAACGGTAACTCCGAAAGAGGATTCTCTAAGGAGCAGATCCATGGTTCCATCATTATTATAGGAATGTTATCGCTAGCAGATAATGAAATAGCGCTAAAGGGGTTGGAATCGTTGCTAAATATTGGGCTTGGCAGCGTTGGCATAAAAGATCTGACCCTTTGTCGATATTCTTGTTTAGCGTTGGAGAGAATGGTCCCGAAGAAAAGTACTATCATCACCAAAGCAATAAATCAAGAGCTTGAAGACGTTGCAGTTAAAAAGTTGTATGCTATGATTATCAACTATACTAGAGATAATGAATATTATCCCATGTGTGAACAAGCTCTTAGCGCATTGTTCACGATATCTTCTAAGCCAGACGTATTAGCTACAGGTCTGATTAGAGAAAAGACTATGATGACTTTTGGTAAACCAGAAGGAGAGGATTCTATTTTGTCGTTAGAACAATCATCTAGAGTAGTTTCTCTCAGTCAATTGTTATTCATTGTTGGACAAGTGGCAATTAAGACACTCGTTTACCTGGAAAAATGTGAGGCtgaattcaagaaaagaaaaatcgaGGCAGAAACTCGGAATGGTAAGGATAAAAGCCAAGATGGTAATAAAACGAACACTGCAcaagataatgatgacgTTAAAGAGTTGGAAATGATAGGGGGTACTAATGAAGACGATTTCACAGACGCTATTCAATttgtaaaagaaaatgaattacTACTTGGAGAAAAATCTATTTTGGGGAAATTTTGCCCTATAGTGGAAGAGATTGTTTCTAATTCAATTAGATTTAGTGATCCGATGCTACAAAGAACAGCAACTTTATGTTTGGAAAAACTGATGTGTCTATCATCGAAATACTGTGAAAAGAGACTACCGCTATTGATCACAGTAATGGAAAAATCGCCGGACCCAACTATCCGCTCAAACGCCGTCTTAGGGTTGGGTGACATGGCAGTATGCTTCAACAACTTAGTAGATGAGAACACGGATTATTTGTATCGCCGCTTGCATGATGAAAACTTAATGGTACAAAGGACATGTTTAATGACCGTtacatttttgattttagcTGGCCAAGTTAAAGTAAAGGGCCAATTAGGAGAAATGGCTAAATGCCTGGATAATCCAGATCAAGGCATAAGTGATATGTGTAGATTATTTTTCTCCGAGTTAGCTTCCAAGGACAATGCCATTTATAATGGatttattgatatttttggtAATCTATCGTCAGATGATTTATTGGGTAAAGAAAGTTTTAAGAggatcatcaaatttttgttaACTTTCATCGATAAAGAAAGACATCAAAAGCAATTGAATGAGAAATTAGTTGGAAGGCTGAAGAAGTGTGAAACTCAAAAGCAATGGGATGATATTGCATTCGTATTGAATAATCTGCCATATAAGAATGAAGATGTCACTGCATTATTAGAGGAAGGTTTTAAAGTTGTGTCTGCAAAGGAGTAA